AACTTTTTGTATACGTTTAGGAAAAACTAAATcgatcaatttcaaattatccaataatttaatttcaacagCTTCGTCGTAACTGATTTCCCTTCCGGATTCGGTAACCAAAAGTCCTTCTTCGTTGAATCTTAATCCTTGATTTGCGGTGAAATCTAAAAATCTGCTCTGTTAAAAGAAACGTCTAAATTTTAACGTCctacttataattttttattatcggcggtttttacaagaatttcgacattttttaaCGACGAAATGACAAAAAGTGTTGAACCCTTCGACTAATCTACCTGTTAGGTCTTGTACTTGAGTTCTCCAACCGGTGGATTGTAATTTTCTGCATTCGTCCAACATTTCTTTCAATTGGTCCAATTCGATGGTTTCTTCAATGGTCGAGTCGCTGCTGCAGCGTTTGTGAGCTTCAATTAGCGTTATGAGGTTGGAGAAAGTTTTGTTCATCACTTCTAAGCAATCGTCTAAAATATTCGCGGATTTTTCGTATCCTTCTTGCGCTTCCTAAATCGATTAAACGAAATCAATTTTCTcgttcgaatatttttttttgttcagttAATATTTACCAGCATCTGTTGTCTGACGCTTTTGTGTTGTTCTTCGTGCGTCAATTCGCAttcgtttatttctttttcgtttTCTATAAATGTTAAAGCTATTTTCGATTCGTTTGTTCTATTCACTTCGGTATTTTCGAgttctttctttttttcctttaacCGTTTTATGGTTTTGGAAAAATCGTATTGGATTTcgtataatttgtaatttaatatgttcattataaaatcgtttttgttcATTAATACGAGTCTTTCGTCCATGTTGGTTCTCAATTTTCGCAAATCGTTGCAAATTAAATCGCATTTATTCTGAATTAAACTGACGTCcctaaaaatggtttttaaacGTATAGAAAACTGACAACGTCGCGTAAATGCTATTGCAAATACTTGATACAGAATGTCCGTTActcacaaattattattaatagttgAATTTGCTGCAAAATAATTCGAAACTCCAACGTTTACTGTCTGATTGTCCCTCGTAGTTCcgtttaagtaatttttaaaaaaatactgatttgatattttctttaggACTTACCCTCGTAGTTGATTCGATAAATTATCGTTGAAGTGAATTGTACGAACtgtactttgtttttcatttcgACTGACCCTCgtagtttgttttaaaaaaaattgcgtttattttgtctttttacCGACTGATTCtcgtaattttttcgataaattttcgttaaaagtggatttttatataatgtaaagtcagatatttgttttatttttttacgatttacCCTCGTAGTTTGTTCGAACGAATATGGTCTGCAGACGAGAAATTTTCCAATATCAGCaccaatttcaatgaaaatctTTCTCGACCGGAGAAAATTTGTGAAACtctctttgaaaaatattaaaaaaaaattgtgtttgcTTCCTATTCGATTTACCCTcgtaatttttccaataaatttttgataaaagtttattttcaaatcatctaAAGGCAAATAGTTGATTTCTGCACGACTTACCCTCGTAATTTAATTGagaataatatattcattttaatgaaaaatcgcTTTTTGCTTCTTCTATTTATCGATTGATCCTCGTAGTACgtttggtaaatatttaaacaaacaaattgatataaaaatttgcgtttattttatctttttctcgACTGACTCTCgtaatttatccaaaaaattttcgtaaaaataaaaaaaaaataatttaatggcGTTTCGCTAGATTTATATTCGATTTACCCCcgtaatttattcataaaattttcgttaaaagtgaattttcaaataatctaaagacaaatagttattttatttacgACTTCCCTCAtagtttaaatattaaatttaaaaaaacaaaaaaatggaataaaaaattacgttttgcTTAGTCCTTCTATCGACTTACACCCCTAattactttaataaattttcgttaaaataaaataaataaaaatttaatggaattttgctattttttccGATTTACCCTCGtaatttgacaaatatttaaaaaaattggaatcaaatattagtatttcttttttctattcgACTAATCCTCgtaatttgttcaataatttttttgttaaaaatgaatttttaaaatatataaagataaatattctttttctttacgACTCATCCTGgtaattaaattgataaacatTCGAAAACAATAGATCAAAAATTGTGGTTCGTTTTGTGTTTTCATCGAATAACCCTCGTAATCAttccaataaattttcattaaaatgtaataattaaaagAGTAAAGGCGTATAGCAACATTTTTATCGACTAACCCCCGTAACTtgtttgacaaatatttttaaaaataaaattacaaattacggaatgttgttttcttttcaaacaaccctcgtaattggttctaaaaattttcgttaaaatgaaataaataaaatcgtaaaaactatttttatcgACTTACCCTCGTAGATAGTTTAATTAAGTCAGAAATTACTATTTTGgatatttggtaattttttattattttaaaacttacctcgactaaaaattctattatttgttttaaaaaaaatttgaatttgaaaaattttcttactCGATAATCTGAAATTCTTCGGCAACTGCTTGCGATAATTCCTTATCGGATTCTTTGAATTGCCTCTTTATATCTTTCAATAAAGAATCAATTTTAGCGGAATccataatgaaatttttaaaaatatatttttttatgataaaaatttgtatatgacGTTCATATAATATCACTTGTCATTGAATCTAATATCGATTGTTGATATATTTCGATATCTCGATTGAAATCTATCTATTGATAGTTAAATCGATTATAACATACAATTACACTAAGAAAATTACTATTCGATTCGTTTTAACCTCAATTTGAcaagaattttaataatttatgttatttatctattaaattatatattaccTGTCCAATTCTTCTAAAATCGTTTCTCTAATAACCACCGGTATACAACTTAATTTAGTATTATTGATATTTCCTGATGCTTGTttgagaaatgaaaatttgaggttttcaatttcttcgatactttcgtttttaatttgtttaattgattttaaatttacttctagaaaatttttttccgtaTCTATTTTCTTGATAGTGGACTGAtggaatttaatgaaattttcacaagaTAAAGACATGATgctacaaaaaaatgtgaatttaaaTGTCAAAGTTTTATATTAACGTAATACGGAGTCCTGTCAATTTATAATATCTCAAGttgtcaaattttcttcaatatttaaaaaaatatactagcaaaaaatttccaatacaaaatccttttaacaatttttaaaaattttgttcattataattttaaaaaaataaaaaaaaacaaaaatcagaatgacgtaatatattttttgtcacgaattttttttattttaaatgtttgattaataaaaatattatgtctCTTTCAATAATCAAGGATTATTTAATGATcctttataaaagaaaataaatatttgaacaaaaatagaaatgcgatcaaatttattttatcagttCGGTCCTGACAACATATATTATAATACGGTCCTGGTCTTTGTTTACATTGTATAACGAACCCATCAAATGCCATGAAGCTGGAGATGAACCTAAAGCGTCAACACATAACTAACCAGCGTTGCCAGAATTCAAggattttcttttatataaaagattTCTATAGAAACTtgtatatttaacaaatattccattaattttaccaaaaatgtttattttcactGGAATGATACTGTTTTGGAAGAAGAAATTTAACAACAGTGCTTCTATCTTATCAAAATGATTCAAATAgcaaattgtcaaaataaattataagtacGGCTCTGGTCTTTGTTTACATTGCATAACAAACCAATCAGGTGTCATTTTCTAAAAAGATCATCGATCTGAAGTCGGAGTTAATTGGAACGTCAACACCAACCAGCGTTGCCAGAATTCACAGATTTCCTTTTATATGaggattttaaattaaaaatttctactCCTGaaggtttttatttaaatttgaagcaaattttatattaattacgaataaattttatttaattagtcCACAATCATTaggtaaataaaagaatattatgAGATAGAGAtaaccttcttcttctttttcgtgtTTACAGCCTTTTTCTGCGTTGACTCAATTCATGACTAAGAATTTTGGTTTTAGTGACAGCAAATTCGTAAGAAATTGGGTGCGTTCCGTTTAACGTTCGATGAAATTCACGTTCCCCTCAACGTTTATTGAAATTACTGTTCCATTTAAACGAATTTTTAGGTTAAACTTAAACCTCGATAATTGTAGGTTTACAATATGGCGAATTGACAAAAATGTTCAGTCGCCATCTTTGAATTGCCGTCACTTTGATACACTAAACAAAATGGTCGTAGTACCGAGTCCAAATGGAACGTACCCGTTACATACGAGGGAAGATCAATAAGTTCGTgaatttttagaagaaatttttccaaaaaaaataaaatttttcgatatatgaatttaaatacaTTGTGTCGATGTCGAATATCTTACCAGCAAGCTACTTTTTAGGATCGGAAACGATAAATAGTCACTCGGTGCTAGGTAGGGTCAATAAGGTAGATAAAGGAGACATTTATAGGTTAATTCAGACATTTTTGACATTGAGAAGGTATTTGTGTCCACCCTTGTGTATGTAACAGAAGTTTTTTTCTCATACCCTCATTGAGGTATCGACCATATGAGGTAACATAACCTCTTTGAAGGTAATAAATTTGGATTATAACTTccattctaaaaaaataatggtaGCTAAGACATAATTCCATTACAGACCCACCGATTCACCCCAAGAAActcagttttgttttttttttggtatatggTGACAAAACGTCGCCAAACCTAACCTCTATTTGCTAAAATTTTGGCAGGGGTTGAATGTAGTGGAATCTTATAGATCCGCCCTGAGGGAAATGATAAATAAAGCTTCAAACAGTTTTTAAtatgttcaaattttatttttttatttaaataaaatgaatttgggattgaaatataaaattgattttttttcattgttccaACATCTTCTATTCACATTTTTGTATAGACGGTGGTGGAGTGCTTGAAACAGACTGGGGGTGTTCAAtttttatatccaaaaaaaccattattctgtataaaaaatgttggactgaaattttttcaaacagaaaaaaatacgCCACAACACACCGATGGTAGGATGTTAGTAATAAgtgattttgaaaaagaaaacgcAAAAAAGCTTTGTTATTTGGaacaagaaatgaaatttttgaaaatttttttaaaacgttgCTGAATTCCAAAATTgagtatttttgtaaaataagtagagttatattattatttttttgataaactaaTTACATTTTAGTActttataaactaaaaatattttcaattgtaaacaAAATGTCATTTTAGTCCTATTGACTTGGctaaataatcaaaaaactaACCCGTATGTCAAATGTCGGGTTGaacaagtgaaaattttccagaaaaattgtgaaaatcgataATATCTCGAAATAATACGATATATCTCAAGAAAGCTTCACGAAAACCTACGATCAAAGACATATTTGCAGAAATTCAACATACAACTGCTGCccgatagtttttttttgaaaatcattacCCTTATCGAGATAAATACGACAAACGAAATCTTTTTGTGTGATTTTCAcgaattttcagaaaaaattccaatttctgAAGCTAAAAAGTGCAATTGGTAGGGTTCGGAATGATTCTTAGAATATTCAGTTCACCTAATTGgactattatttcaaatttcaattatatctaaaccatatttcattttttcaaaatacttttcgaaaataaactgaTTTGAGGTTGCTATTTCAAACACTGTACTCGATATGTATAATactatactttatttttttttttaatagaacaccttgtatattcaaaattcagATGAATTTCGATATAACATGTCAAAATGATACcgtttgacattttttgattgatacaaattattttttaaatatatttttcggaaataaactaaaaaaatttattttaagtaaGTTAAAACGTTTTTCAgtataacaacaaaaaaatttcacatttatacCAAATCTGTTTTATATAGAGATGATACAACCCCAAATCTACATAAACTACCTctatatattcatcaaaattggaaataaaaataaatattaaaaaatttattaattaaattcaatttttgtactTTGGTGACGTAGATAAGTGACACTTGATAATTTGTGGaaagtttaatcaaaaattttagacaataattttcatcaatcatttttttttaaattatttattttttttgaataaaaatgttaatatatatatatacatgtatacataaatTGATATGGAATATGTCTTCGAATGATTCCGATACATTACTAATTTTGACACACACTGTATATACAGTACGTTCGAATGAAGTAAGGGATAACctaattgagaaaaataagtgaaaataaaaaattataaaacattattatatttataattaccaAGTCTTTTAGgtaaatacataataaataaaaaattcaaataacatcACAGGTCaactatggaaaaatttttttttaaaatatttgtacatgATGTTAATGTGGAAGGGATAGAAAAAAATCCTGTTTActacatgaaaaaataaaataaacagaaaagtaaaaaaaatcgacaaataATTCAGAATAGAAAGATGATAACTGAAGATGAGGAGGAAAATTGAAGAgcgaaagaaaataatgaattaaataaaacgaaattaagaataaattagTAGTACAGGCAGTAGATGATAAATAAGAAgttctataaaatataatacgaagactatatggaaaaataaatattaagagAGAAAGAGTCACGAAAAACTAGTAGAAACAcccaaaagtaaaaaatatattacgaatGGAAATAACACACGAAAAAGAGTGAAAATAAACGATTTATGAAATTGCAGAAATATAGATAGAGTATGAgtaaaaaaagtatcaattataaacaaaacaaatagaaaGAGGAGAAGAAATAGTGtaaaaagataaagaaaaagttggaggaaaaataaaaatagggaACAGAACATTTCTGGCAAAACaagaagaatataaataataaatgaaaataaaaactggaGATGTTatggaaacaagaaaatataaaaagaatgagCGGagagaataaattaaataatcaaaatagagTTGAAAGGTTTACAAACTGGAAGTTTGTCCCACTATACCAGTAGTGGGACAAAGAAGGAAAACAAGAGCACAAGTTGGAACGAAagcaaaacaaacaaaaagaatatGATAAGGAGAAGAAATATAACTGAGAGTCTTAGATCCGAAGAAGACTTTTTACACagtattaagaaataaaatatgaaaaatatcgaaatagcaataaaagtgataaaaatcagATACAAAACAGTAAGATATTAAATATAGTTAAAGATTATTAAATTACTTTGTAATGAAAGAAAAGGAGTAAAACAAGGATAGAGACcagaaaatattggaaaagatgaaattaaggataaattattcaagttctTCGAGTTATTCTTCGGATATATAGTGAAAATAAGACAAGAAATTGACACAATAGGACTACCAGAAGGCCTATCTGCTTAATAGGCTTTGACTGTCCACTATTCTACTATGAAGAAAAGAAATTGTGGATTAATTCTTCAAGTACTTGCTGAGACCagaaagtattggaaaaaatggatgaaacatAACGAAAAGTCTCAATTCGATATCCAAAAAGATTCCTTAGAGTTATTCTTTGGATATTTTCCATATAATGGAGAAAACTAGATGAAATTAAGGATAAATTCTTCAAGTACTTGTCAgggatagaaaacaaaaaaattaagaccaTAGAATTCAATAAATTGAGCAAATAgagcaaaaaacaaaaaatttaggTCAAAATCTTGAAGAAACTGACAGATTGAGTAATACAGAGTAAAAAGTATCAATCCGATACACGAAAAGATTCCTTCGAGTTATTCTTTGGATATTTTccatataatagaaaaaacaaaatgaaattaaggTAAATTCTTCAAGTACTTGTCAGGgacagaaaagaaagaaattaagACAAAATAATCCAATAGATTGAGCAAATAGagcaaacaaaacaaaaaatttaaagcaaAATTTGAAAGACATGGACAGTGatggaaaatattggaaaaatggaTGAAATAGAACAAAAAGTCTCAATTcaacatttggaaaaataatcatttaaatttttttcatatatttgacataaaatattcaataaattaatgaaaaaaaaaaacattttaaggATATAAATCACACAATCGGATCAATTTTTAAAGCTCCAACAAGGATTTAACATACCCATACACAAATACCTCGAGGTAAATACAAATCGTACTAATTATTCCATTGTATACAGTACAtctcacaaaaaaatgaaaaatcattttgaaaactatggaattaataaaaaaatgtcttatataaattttttgttgattttgttgacctgtgtaaataaataaacattgtaaatatttaaatctaataaaaaaaacaacgtttttaacatcgattttttttccaacttATAAATCGATCTTGTAATTATTCAAGCCAATCTTTATATACATAGTCAGTCTTATTAGTTTAGAGTGatcgaattttaaaataaaaattgatacaatatgaaaaataaaaaaacggttcgttttacaagatt
The sequence above is drawn from the Diorhabda carinulata isolate Delta chromosome 6, icDioCari1.1, whole genome shotgun sequence genome and encodes:
- the LOC130894814 gene encoding uncharacterized protein LOC130894814 isoform X1, whose amino-acid sequence is MSLSCENFIKFHQSTIKKIDTEKNFLEVNLKSIKQIKNESIEEIENLKFSFLKQASGNINNTKLSCIPVVIRETILEELDRDVSLIQNKCDLICNDLRKLRTNMDERLVLMNKNDFIMNILNYKLYEIQYDFSKTIKRLKEKKKELENTEVNRTNESKIALTFIENEKEINECELTHEEQHKSVRQQMLEAQEGYEKSANILDDCLEVMNKTFSNLITLIEAHKRCSSDSTIEETIELDQLKEMLDECRKLQSTGWRTQVQDLTDFTANQGLRFNEEGLLVTESGREISYDEAVEIKLLDNLKLIDLVFPKRIQKVKVDELSLQLSQVSSESIESKMSSEDVNYLKDHLGTPLTLALAEITAVQPRDPIHYLGHWLFKYRYNEEIEEIKKIEINQLTEERERIAKERWHKFIEEEARAAVLEMIVRAEETAIRNELLRIERENQQAEEHEEQLDIENRDLMKNMI
- the LOC130894814 gene encoding uncharacterized protein LOC130894814 isoform X2 — its product is MDSAKIDSLLKDIKRQFKESDKELSQAVAEEFQIIEDVSLIQNKCDLICNDLRKLRTNMDERLVLMNKNDFIMNILNYKLYEIQYDFSKTIKRLKEKKKELENTEVNRTNESKIALTFIENEKEINECELTHEEQHKSVRQQMLEAQEGYEKSANILDDCLEVMNKTFSNLITLIEAHKRCSSDSTIEETIELDQLKEMLDECRKLQSTGWRTQVQDLTDFTANQGLRFNEEGLLVTESGREISYDEAVEIKLLDNLKLIDLVFPKRIQKVKVDELSLQLSQVSSESIESKMSSEDVNYLKDHLGTPLTLALAEITAVQPRDPIHYLGHWLFKYRYNEEIEEIKKIEINQLTEERERIAKERWHKFIEEEARAAVLEMIVRAEETAIRNELLRIERENQQAEEHEEQLDIENRDLMKNMI